The genomic DNA ATCGAAGTACCCAGGTTCGTCTGACAGACAACAGCAGTAGCAAACGAAGAAACTCCGAGACTTTTGAGGGGACATGCACCAAAAGAGAGAAGGAAGATTTGTGATGAATGTTTTTTCTCCGAGGATGGCCgagaatggaaaagaaattggaCGATCTTGAccgaaaaaaacaatgaataaagcAAGGTCATAATATATATGGTCCACATTGCTTTCACAAAATCAATTTCACGGAAATTGTTTTATGTCGAAGCTTTAAGTTATAGCATGACTTACTGATATTAAGCGGGTGACCTCAAATGCGGAATTGTTAAACTTAACTCAGGGACTGAATGCCACCTTTCGTGTTCAAACTCTCTTTCAGGAGTTACGAGAACGGCTGTCGTTTTTCAAGGACATTTTTCGAGGAAAGTTGACAATTACCAAAGAGAGCCATTTCTGATGCGAAGCGAAATGGAGCTAAAGGACAAgccaaaattaatatttctttaaatccaaaaatgcaaatttttcttttgctctcaagtgttttgtttttgtcttttctgtcttgttttgtttttaatccaAACATGATTTGGACTTGAAAGAAGACTCATTGGAATAAAGTGTGTATCGCTGATGAACAGGGAATCACCTGCGAGAAGAAAACATCGTAAAAACAGCGAAACTTGATGTACAAACGTTGGAAAATATTGGCGTGTGGTTTCATTATTTTAACCCTATTTGTTTGCGGCCGGCTTTGTTTATTGGAAAATACAACGTTGGATGTGGCATTGATCTTACGTTTTCCGGTCCCCAGCCAGTGACTTGGGAACCATAGCAAATAATAAAGAGTGTATCGTAATAATATATCAAACAATCAGGGAAAATGACCGTCATGATGGAATTTTTTCCTATTCTGaaacgtattttttttaaaaaatggtttCATTGATGATCAGTGACAGTTTTATATAATATTAGCCAAAGAGATTTTGTTTTTggaattatgcaaattttgcaGATGTGACAGAATACTATTGTTCATGCAACTGTCAATGTCCCGGAAATAGTGGTTCATGATTAATAACCTTTGTCTAGTCAGTTTCATGTCGATTACGCATCAAgttgcaaataaaacaaatcttatcAATTCCTACGTTGAAAACCTCATTCCAATTTGTTGCATATggtcaataattttttcctttcccttcaaTAATCGAACTACTCACCAATGGAAGACATGATTTTACGTCAATTTAGTCCTAGGCCGCTTTCCCGCTGTTCAAGACAAAGAAGCACCTTCTCCAGTAAACAACAGAACTTTACTTTCGCACTTGTGGGGTCGTTTTTAGAAGTCCTTTCCAGTTGATCCGATATACCTCTTTAGCATCAAAGCAAACACCTCTTTTAAATTTAGACTTGTTCAAGTGTTGATCAACCCAGCTGAAACTTTACTTATATTCCGTACAAAGTTACAATCATGGCACTGCGCCATTGACTGCCCATTCTTTCACATCGATTTCTCACATTTTAAATTATCGAGAGAGAGAATTATCACACAAATTTCGAATCAAGCCAGACCATCTGTATTAATTACGATTGTACAAGTGCAACTGTACGTTAAGCTTTCTGCGAAGTACAGTTCGCAGTAACAGTCGATCTTGAATATTCCAAAAGCGAAGAATAATATTTACATAAACGCACAGGAACTTGTTGCGCTGATGGCTATAAATTTACTCCACATTTATAAAAATATCCTAttttttgacaacaaaattcgtcttttttcggttttctctttctcctttAAAGAAAACGTAAGCAGAGTTGTTTAACACTTGCTTTCTGTACAGAAGTAGGCGGTGTTCGCCAAAGTTTATTTATACGTAAAAGTCACCTGAATATTATCGTTTTCGTGTACTGTCATTTGATCGGCATAAATGGCGGAGATTGAGACATCGACGTACTCGCTCGAGGCACAGTATAACTTGAATATTTAGTTGGATTTCCTGTGAAAGGTGGTAAATAAGATGTTGATGGTATTTTACACGGCTGAGGCGCTTCGGGAAAGCGAAGTTCTTGTGTCATATTTGTTGATGATAATGTCGGTAGATGTGATCGGTGAACCGTGGCGCTTTGAAGTCTTCTTCTCCGTGCGATACGCCGTTTGTACCACGGACAGCGATCCATCAAATAGCACGTAAGAAAAAAGCAGAGAAGTGCTAATAGGGCACCGGAGCACACAGCCAAGATGATTAAAAGCGCAGATGAAGGATTGGGACACAGCTCGAAGCTGTCCTTACAAAGTCCGTTCGAGCAACACTTTTCATCCCAGTCACAATCGCTAGAACCCTCGCAGGTGCAGCTATATCTACAGACTCCTTTGCAACAAGTCTTGGATCCTGGGCAGCTTTTGTCGTCCAGACACGCTTGTACACGCTGGTAACAGGCCACGGAAATTACACTTAAATAAAAAGCCCGTTGTAAAGAAAGTGCCATGATCCTACCCAAGTGTTACTTAATACCCAAGTCATCTGATGAGTGTTAGTCTCGCTTCGGAAgagatgcaaattttttaaacctttagGTCAAAACTATATCCTGTTTGCCTAATCTTTCACTGTGAAAGGTTACTCTAGTGGGAATCACGGCAATTCGAAATAACCTAATAAGGCATTGTTGTTTGATTCTgcttttttcaggtttttttctatttacgTTGGGcacaaattatttattaaacaaGTTTGGCTGTTATAGTCTTGTGACTACATTATGTTAATGAGTAACTCAATAGAAACCGacctcttttgttttgttctcagAAGGTCGCCTTGGCCTGAAATAATTTGTCCCTGAGGAAAGAAAATCACATTGTGCGAATGACAAGATGGCGAGAATTTAAGTTATTCAGAATTGTCTTTTGTAGATTTGGCATATTATACGGAACTTCTTATAATAATCAGAGTATTGATCTGTGATTTTCCTCCTTTCAAACGAAAATActaaacgactgtgaatataagAGAACTGcagaagatcgctttcatattcaaacgAAAAGTTTGGCGCAATAAAGATGAATTTACCCCATCTGTAAAATAATTTAGGGAACTCTTTGGGTCTTGAGTATTGGTGGTTAATAAATGCCACAAATTGATTAATATCAATGTTCTTAAGAGGCGCTCTGAGTTACAAAGGTATCCAAAAGTACCCTCTCTAAATCAATTTATAATACACGTCACCTCTGACGTTTGCCAGGTTACCTAGCGCTGTTAAATTCGCGAGTGggctcaaataaaactaagaaaaatattgaaagtaaATTTGACTGTTCGTAGTTAAAGCTCGTGACGTAGCTCATAGGTCCTTAAAGCGTAATTTTCCACAGTTGCATGAGACATCATTGCGTATGCGACACAGAGTTTAACCATTGCTTTTCGTTTCAGACTATAAAATATGAAATCATCTAGTAGCATTTTACAATTCTCGGAAAAGTTGTTGACTTTCCGGTTGTCGAGGATTCGAGGTTCAAAGCAATACTACAACAGTTTTAAACCTATGTTTCAACAACTTATGGAGAAACGGCACTTGCACCGATGACtaagcttaaaatttaaaaggatgattgttaattttttaaaatccacAAAAAATAGGTGGTACATTAGCCGCTGGTACGGACCAGCAAAGGTAAGGAAGGCCTTGGTCTTGAGAACCTTCCTCTATTTTATTTGCAATTTGTCTGATGGACATTCTCAATTTCTATTTCTTAATATTTCTCGATTATGGTAcgtaaaggaaatgatttctcGATTCCTGATCATCGATTTTCAAACGAGAAATGAGAACGAATCAATTATCAGCAAAGTTTTAGCATCATAATTCttgatttttaacttttcatcaattgccaaattatgaaaataaagtgTAGTATACTCAATAAATAGACGAAAACACACATTTTCGTGGTTTTGAATGCCTTTTATTGTGCATAAGACTTTTGTCTAATAGTTATTCATCTGCTTGTCAATCCATTGCCGTAAGTAACGGACCCTGGCGTAGACACCATACTTCCCTGGGGAGGCGCAACCACTTCCCCACGAAACCACACCCTGTAAGTAGAACTTTCCACCATCTTCACAAACCAGTGGCCCACCGGAATCTCCTTGGCACGAGTCCTTGCCTCCACGATCGAGTCCAGCACAGACCATGGAGTCGTGGATTGACGATCCATAAGCTCTTTTACATCCACTTTGACTGACAGTCAGGGACATCTACCTGCATTAACACTTTGGCCAAACTACCACCCGAGGAGAGTGTACCATATCCTGATAGGAAccacatggaaaaaaattatgcaggGCTTACATATCATTGAGCCACCCCTGAGAAGAGTCAATCCAAACTTACAAGAATGAAtcaaaggaaaaccaaaaataaCTAAGAGAATCTTtgtaaaaaatgagaaataacaaagaacaaagaaaataaaatgtatataGATACAAATATACTATGTATATGTCTaggttttaaaagtttggtCAATGTATATACATTTGATATGAGGAAAACTGGCTCCCTCGAACAAGCTGATCGTCTTCCACAAGAGTTACTTATCAAGGCAATTGAGTTGGCGGAATGAATTGTATCACCTGTCACCCAACAAGTCTTGCCTTCCGAAACTTGTTCACTCGACCCAGGTAAGCAAGCCAGTCCAACTTTTCCGTTCAGTTGAGCGGGTTGTCGCAGTTTCAACAAAGAAATATCATGAGCCATTCCGCGTGGCTGTTTGTAACTTTCATGGTTGATGATTCTTTCCACTTGAAAATCCTGCTCGTCTCCAGTGTTCCCGCTGCGATAGTGAGCACCAACTCTGCAAATTAGAAACAACTCAGATTTGAAATCGGTGAATGAATACTCTTTCAGATATCTCCTCTCCAACCATTTGAATACTTTCAATGAATACTTTCTTTATTCTAAGAAAATAGGCTTTGCATTTCGAAAATTATCGCATAAACACCTTTGGAACAATGATTCATTAGCCAAGATAACTAGCTGGATAAGGCTTACTCTGAGTAAGAATCTGGTGTAAATTACCTTGCATTAAATTTGATTTCTTGGGTAGAAGAATCTGGAAGAGACCTCACCTTACACGAATGCTGGAGGCGGATTTTTTCCAGGTACAGTGAGCTGCTGTTACAACCCACTGCGGATGAACCAAAGTTCCTCCACAAAAGGTGAAACCAGAAGGGGTCCTGACCTGAGCTTGCCATGGCCAAGCTCCCTTTGGGGCTTCATTTCCACCGACAATTCGTACGCCTGGTTTAAATCCACATTTTCGTGATTCTCCTCCTCCACCACCACCGCCGCCTCCTCCTTCTTCTCCATCGCAAAAGTTACAGCTCTTCTTacagaattttttcattttcttaactttATTTTTGCAGAAACCTTTATCTGCCCAGATAGGGCATTTTCTCCTTGTGTCCACACAATCTGGAATACAAGAATATTAAAACCCACGGCTgctaaattaaacaaaagttttgaagTTATAGAAATACATAAActaaagaattttaaatcaaGCAGGATAAAGAAGATAAAGAGAGAAGTCTGAAGAAAATGTAATCAACTAGAATTTGCTAATTGAAGTTGCTAATTGTTGGCTCGTTACAATCCcaaacaaagaaatcaataaaGAAATCATTCTACCGATTTCAGAGATTAGCCTCTAAAATGATTGAGGCTTGGTGCCCGTACCTTTACAGAGTATTAACTGTACACAGACAAAAATCAAGTGGAAATCTCGTTGCTAATTTGTTACGATCATGCACTTTAAAAGACATGTGGGGACTTTTAAGTTTAAGATGAGAAGTGATCAtctttttgttcttattgtctttgattttgttttatggGTCAATTGTTCACACTGTTTTCCAGCTGCACTCTTAATATCCAGGTGTGCAtttagttgaaataaaaaactcaTCAGCAAATGCAGAGGTCCCTTAGCATAAAATCATTCCGACAATTCTCTTTTGTCCTTTTATTCGTTTCTTTTCCTatcataaaaaagcaaaaacagaaacaaaaaacaaccgAAAACGGGTCTTGGAATTGCAGTCGTAGTTAATCCTTGAAACTAGTCACttatgtaaaacaaaaacaaaggattgACAGCTTTCTGCTTTGGAGAACTTTGTCTAAAAGGTTTTCATCTGTTCGTCAATCCATTGCCATAAATAACGGACCCTGATTTTCCCCGACCTCCTATTAACCAATCATGTAACTCGTCTTCTGACCGTTTTGCTACAATTATATTTGTGCAGATGCGTATCTTGTTAAATGAGCACGTTTCATGAAATATAGAAAGCGTTCCAAACTACTGATCAGCCATGTGCCCATGAACCATTAATAattacacgaaaaaaaaaagacatcataAGGAAATGTTTGGGGTCAGCCAATTCTGCTGATAACATGTGAAAACAGAATTAGCACTTTTCAGTCGGGTCGAGttttttgttgtaatcaaatcatcatcgtcattactgctgcatttaaagaaaaatcgTTGTCAGATTGTTATGGAGAGCAAAATGACAGCTTGTTTGAAAAGTAGCTACGATTTCTAAACGTTTGTGAAGGAGATTGTTGGCTTTATCAGCTTTCTGCAGGCTGGATACAGAACGCCTTCCATGGTAAAACTGCAGTTAAAAACCTGAGGTgagattaaataaataatcgAAGCTCCTAGCTAAAGCCTTTACAGAAAGTTTGTGCGATGAACACAAGTAAGAATTGAAATATATTGTGCCTTGGCTTTAATGGCAAGCTTTACTTTCGATACCACCGACTCAAtgttttgcagatttttttttcttaattgggACAGTTTCTCTGTGTGACGGGATTCTGGAATGGTAacacaaataaataactaaTCCCTGGTTAATTAAGTAAAGATGTTTGGAATGAAAGAATTTACTGCGTCCAAAAGACTGAAAAGACGCGTGAAGGAGATAAAACGAAAAGATATGCAGCCGGTAGTTTCGGCTGAGCAATCCTTCGACGCACTCAACGCATACGTCCATAACTAAAGAAAGAACGCTTTTGTTTGACGTCTAATTCGCGCAAAGATGACTAAACCAAAACGGGACAGTAGGTAGCCGAAGTTAAACTAAGCAGATTGCCTGGAGCGCAGGAAAATGTGTTTAAGTCGCGATCGGTCTAAGTTCAGCTTCTTATTAGTAAACAGGATAGCTTGACTATTCTAAGAACTGAACGTGGAAAAGTAAAATTGCTGCACTGCTCCATACTTCACAAAGCTTTCGAAGCTTACCTCCACCGCTTCCTCCCCCTCTTTCTCCGCCGCCGCCTCCGTTACTACCTGTGGTGTAGGGAAATTAGACGGATTTATACAGAGTGCACTCTAGACTTTCATTATATCATCATGAATCCTCTTCGTAAACGGTGTCGCAGAAACCCTTGGCTTGGTTAATTACATTACGTAAATTGTCAACTTTTAGGCCCACCCTGCCAGTAATTAAGAATGTATCATGATAtcacaataattatgataacaACGATGAGGATTAGGATGAGAGAAGAATTGTGAATCCTAGGGTTTAAGTGGTCGATTCGtcccaaaacagaaaaaaaaagtgaaaccaCTGATTCGCTGAGGCAAGAAAGTTCACGAGACAAAGTGAAAAGAGCGCAGAGTAAAAAGGGGCAATCATATCCCACTCTTTTTATGTAAATCAGTCAAGACCTTACTACCGATTGCAAACACATGGTGCATGCACCGTGCTGCAGTTCCTTCGTCCGTTTCATCAGAAGCAGCATTTTTTCAGGGGCccagaagattttaaaatatttcgttttgGATTGTCTGGTAAGAATCCCACTTTGTCTCAATCTCTGGCTAATATTTTGACTCTGACTGATAAGATAAGAGTTTGGGAAGCAAAATGTTATATTCTTACTTTTCAGGAAATTTCAAGTGGTCAGTACTGTTTTTCCTCTTGACCTAACGAAAAACTCGCGTGGGTCTCACATACTTATGCCATACTTATTGTATGTCGCCTAAGAAAAAGACTAACCTAGACCGTTTCCATGTTTAATCTTCCGAATAACAAGCTTAAAATGACGCCTGATAGTTTGGAAGATTAACTGGATCCATTGACAAACAACTTTATTCGCAGTCAACGAATTATTTCTCCTTGCATGGCGCCAAAATTCATATTGCTACCTAAGCGATGATTTTTTTTGGATTCTTTGTATCAACCAGCAGCGAAGTTTCCAAGGAATATGACAACATTAAACGTGCCTGACTTTAGTAACTTACTGACTAACCTTCTGTGTCTCGCTGAAACGCTGTCAGAACCACCCCGGCGATAAGAAGAGCTTTTATTAGAATTGAAAGCTTCATTTTGCAAGAATCAATAGTACAATGAAACCTAGTCTCCGAATATCTTTTTATACAAGTATTTACCGCAGTAATTGTGGAAAGAATTTAACGGCATACATCTGCGTGAAAACCAAACATTGGCAATCAATTCAAACTTGAAAACATTCTCACTGCAAGACTTCTGTCCTCATTTTAAAAGACTATTGTAAATGGTTCTACACCTGTGTAAAGATGAAATTTGTCAGCAATctatttattaaacaaaaaaatattcgcTTATGTGAACGACTATCGTAAATGGCTTAATAAAAATCTTCAGtagtaattatgaaaaaaagttgacaCACGCGtgtttaaaaaattgcttgacaAAAAGTCCAATATTATTCACATGGATATTCCTTTGAACATAAATTGCTGATGTTCATCTTAATATTGACGACCGAAAAAATTAGAGATAAACTTGAACTCCACCTGTGTGGAAATTAAACATTGGCACTAAGTCCAATTCACGACAAAACTATTCGCTTAAATATTCATTCCCTCTTCATATAGGACAATTAATATTCAAAGTGATGGCTCGAGAAGTGTGAGAATTGTGCACATCTGCGTCGAAAAAATGCTTGGCACAAGCAATATTAATTGACAAGGATATTTCTTCGAGAATAAATTGTTGATGCTAATCTAAATATTGACGACcgaaaaaatttgagaagaacTTAGAGTCCAatccaagacaaaaattgtttcattgTAATATTTATTCCCTCTTTTTTCAGGAGTATTTACATCTACAATGATAGCTCGAGATAAGAGGGGACCGCACGCGCCTGcctaaaaaaaatgcatgacACAAAATCCAACATAAGTCCACCTGTCAAATTAACCTTTGGCACCAAATCCAAGACAAAAACCATATCACTGTAATATTCATCCCTCTTTTTTCAGGAGTATTAACACTCGAAGTGATAGATTGAGAACTGTTAGAACTGCACACACCTTCCTTAAGAAAAATGTTTAGCACAAAATCAACATTTATTCACATGGACGTTTCTTTGAACATAAATTGTTGATGTTCATGTTAATATTGACAACAATAAATGTGCGAAGAAGTTAGAGTCCACCTGTGTGAAAATTTACCTTTGGCACCAAATCCAAAACAAAGACTGTCTTACTGTAATATTTATTTCGAATTTTAAAGGAGTTTAACGCTTATAGTGTGAGAACTGCAATATTGCCAACCTAAGTCGAAACCCCTCTTTCTTTCGTCCAAAGCTCTTTCTAATTGtataacaatgaaaattatgtGCCACACCTTTTGAGCTAGGTTTacctgaaaatttcattttttttttttttttgcacgtGTATTATCCTTTAACAACTAAAAAAGTTATCTGTTTGCTTAAATCTGaaacaaattgtgaaatatGTCACTAAAGAACGggaattttgaatttcagaCGAGAAGTaatcatctttttgttgttcttgtttttgattttgttttatggGTCAATTGTTCATACTGTTTTTCCAGCTGCACTCTTAATATCCAGATGTGcatgaagttaaaaaaaaaattcattggcAAATGCAGAGGTCTCTTAGCATAAAATCATTTTGGCGATtctcttttctccttcttttcgtttctttttctttcgttaaaaagagcaaaaacgaaaaaaaaaacaaaaaaaaaacagtcgaAAACGGGTCTAGGCCGATGGAAGACAGTTAAAAAACTGCAATGGTAGTTAATCATTGAAACTTGTCActgatgcaaaacaaaaacaaatcttatACAGTCAGTTTTAGCAAGATTGATAGCTTTCTGCTTTGGAGACGGTCAAAGCTGAAAGAAGGTGATAAAATGTTTTCCGTGCCAAGCACGTCGTCTTTTTAGCTCGATTTGgctgtaattttttcataatttttcatttttataattgTAGTAATAgctaaattatgaaaaaaaaagtgtagtATACTCAATAAATAGACGAAAACACACATTTTCGTGGTTTTGAATGCCTTTTATTGTGCATAAGACTTTTGTCTAATAGGTATTCATCTGCTTGTCAATCCATTGCCGTAAGTAACGGACCCTGGCGTAGACACCATACTTCCCTGGGGAGGCGCAACCACTTCCCCATGAAACCACACCCTCTAAGTAGAACTTTCCACCATCTTCACAAACCAGTGGCCCACCGGAATCTCCTTGGCACGAGTCCTTGCCTCCACGATCGAGTCCAGCACAGACCATGGAGTCGTGGATTGACGATCCATAAGCTCTTTTACATCCACTTTGACTGACAATCGGGACATCTACCTGCATTAACACTTTGGCCAAACTACCACCGGAGGAGAGTGTACCATATCCTGAAAGGAAccacatggaaaaaaattatgcaggGCTTACATATCATTGAGCCACCCCTGAGAAGAGTCAATCCAAACTTACAAGAATGAAtcaaaggaaaaccaaaaataaCCAAGAGAATCTTtgtaaaaaatgacaaatgacaatggacaaagaaaataaaatgtatatatatacaaatatacaATGTATATGTCTaggttttaaaagtttggtCAATGTATATACATTTGATATGGGGACAAGTGGCTCCCTCGAACAAGCTGATCGTCTTCAACAAGAGTTACTTATCAAGGCAATCGAGTTGGCGGAATGAATTGTATCACCTGTCACCCAACAAGTCTTGCCTTCCGAAACTTCTCCACTCGACCCAGGTAAGCAAGCCAGTCCAACTTTTCCGTTCAGTTGAGCGGGTTGTCGCAGTTTCAACAAAGAAATATCATGAGCCATTCCGCGTGGCCGTTTGTAACTTTCATGGTTGATGATTCTTTCCACTTGAAAATCCTGCTCGTCTCCAGTGTTCCCGCTGCGATAGTGAGCACCAACTCTGCAAATTGGAAACAACTCAGATTTGAAATCGGTGAATGAATACTCTTTTTCAGATATTTCCTCTCCAATCATTTGAATACTTTCAATGAATACTTTCTTTATTCTAAGAAAATAGGCTTTGCATTTCGAA from Pocillopora verrucosa isolate sample1 chromosome 10, ASM3666991v2, whole genome shotgun sequence includes the following:
- the LOC131774817 gene encoding LOW QUALITY PROTEIN: trypsin-3 (The sequence of the model RefSeq protein was modified relative to this genomic sequence to represent the inferred CDS: deleted 1 base in 1 codon); protein product: MKLSILIKALLIAGVVLTAFQRDTEGSNGGGGGERGGGSGGDCVDTRRKCPIWADKGFCKNKVKKMKKFCKKSCNFCDGEEGGGGGGGGGGESRKCGFKPGVRIVGGNEAPKGAWPWQAQVRTPSGFTFCGGTLVHPQWVVTAAHCTWKKSASSIRVRVGAHYRSGNTGDEQDFQVERIINHESYKQPRGMAHDISLLKLRQPAQLNGKVGLACLPGSSEQVSEGKTCWVTGYGTLSSGGSLAKVLMQVDVPTVSQSGCKRAYGSSIHDSMVCAGLDRGGKDSCQGDSGGPLVCEDGGKFYLQGVVSWGSGCASPGKYGVYARVRYLRQWIDKQMNNY